A genome region from Paradevosia shaoguanensis includes the following:
- a CDS encoding polyamine ABC transporter substrate-binding protein: protein MTTRKTNRLSALQRLARGLLLGTAAALSLAGAASAAGELNVFNWGEYINPEVLKAFEAETGIKVNLSTYSSNEEMLAKVQGGTTGYDIVFPSVWMQDIMAKLDLLEKTDINRYEGFKNIDPAFLRAKSDPQGEYCLPYAWGTVGIVYNKKVLGKDITGWNDLLATVKEKGLKIGLLDDMREVISVGLILNGKDVNTTDPNDLAQAAETVIAMKPVVSAFSYDTRPMVMAGELAAAHAFVGAMIDVFANPDLEGYVIPEEGATMYQEDICVLKTSPNKDNARKFLEFYTKPEIVALNIAQQTNGTANVPARTMTPPQIAESKEINPPEDVMKRLQIFSDLGQAVRLYDRTWTKIKTAE, encoded by the coding sequence CGCAAGACGAACAGGCTGTCCGCATTGCAGCGCCTGGCCCGCGGCCTGCTGCTCGGAACCGCCGCCGCCCTGAGCCTCGCCGGCGCCGCTTCGGCAGCCGGGGAACTCAACGTCTTCAACTGGGGCGAATACATCAACCCGGAAGTGCTCAAGGCTTTCGAAGCCGAAACCGGCATCAAGGTGAACCTCTCCACCTATTCCTCCAATGAGGAAATGCTGGCCAAGGTCCAGGGTGGCACCACAGGCTACGACATCGTGTTTCCGTCGGTCTGGATGCAGGACATCATGGCCAAGCTCGACCTGCTCGAGAAGACCGACATCAATCGGTACGAAGGCTTCAAGAACATCGATCCGGCCTTCCTGCGCGCCAAGAGCGACCCGCAGGGCGAGTATTGCCTGCCCTATGCCTGGGGCACCGTTGGCATCGTCTACAACAAGAAGGTGCTCGGTAAGGACATCACCGGCTGGAACGATCTCCTGGCGACGGTCAAGGAGAAGGGCCTCAAGATCGGTCTTCTCGACGACATGCGCGAGGTGATCAGCGTCGGCCTCATTCTCAACGGCAAGGACGTCAATACGACGGACCCCAACGATCTGGCCCAGGCGGCCGAGACGGTCATCGCCATGAAGCCGGTCGTCTCCGCCTTCAGCTACGATACCCGGCCGATGGTCATGGCGGGCGAGCTTGCGGCGGCGCACGCCTTTGTCGGTGCGATGATCGACGTCTTCGCCAATCCCGACCTCGAAGGCTATGTGATCCCGGAGGAAGGGGCGACGATGTACCAAGAGGATATCTGTGTCCTCAAGACGTCGCCCAACAAGGACAATGCCAGGAAATTCCTCGAGTTCTATACCAAGCCCGAGATCGTGGCGCTCAACATCGCCCAGCAGACCAATGGCACCGCAAACGTTCCCGCGCGGACCATGACCCCGCCCCAGATCGCTGAAAGCAAGGAGATTAATCCGCCCGAGGATGTGATGAAACGGCTGCAGATTTTCTCCGATCTCGGGCAGGCGGTGCGGCTCTATGACCGCA